The region AAATTAGGCGAGCTGAACTTGGTAATAAACAATCCTGAACAGTCGATAGCACTTCTCGACAAAGCACTGGCAAAACAACCGGACAATATTAAGATCCTGAGCCTTTTGTTAAAAGCTTTGTATGATGAAAACCTGCGTACTAATGGAGATAAGATAAACGATATCATTCAGCGTCAGCAAAATATTTATGAACGACTATATAAGTTGGATCCCCAGGGAGCCGTTCCTTTAAGGAAAAAACTCATAGAAAATTGGAATAAATAGTTAGAATTTGCTATAGTTTTGTCCAAACCTTTAAAATTTAATTAATTATGCATCTAATCGTCCTACTCTTTGCCGGTTTCGCCAGCGTATTTACCATCGGAAAAGCAGCTTTAGAAGTTTCGGATCCACTGTTCTTCGTGGGTTCACGTATGACGATTGCAGGATTATTTATGTGCCTATATTCGGCTTATTCCCAAGGAGCATCCTCACTACGGCTTAATCGCCTACAATGGACAGGCATAGCGGCCCTAGCAGTGGTCAATATCTATTTGACTAACGCACTGGAGTTTTGGGGACTAAAGTATTTGACTTCTACCAAAACTTGTTTTTTCTACAGCTTAACTCCATTTATTGCGGCAATTGGAAGCTACTTATTTTTCAGTGAGAAGTTATCTAAGAAAAAATGGATCGGCCTGATCATCGGGATCGTCGGCTTCTCGCCCATTATTTTTGGATCTGCTGATACAGAAGAGATGCGTTCGTTTCTGATATTTTCCTGGCCTGAACTTGCTGTATTAGGCGCAGTTGTGGCGAGCTCCATCGGCTGGATTCTTTTAAAACAAAGCACGCAAAATCATAAAGTCAGCTCCTTTGCCGCGAATGGCTTAAGCATGTTATTAGGCGGTGCCATCACTACAGTAAATTCTCTATTCGTAGAAAATTGGAATCCTATCCCTACAACAAATATTCCTTCCTTTCTTGTTTGTTCTTTTGCATTGATGACTATCTCCAATTTCTTTTGTTACAATCTTTATGCTCATCTATTCAATAGATTCAGTGCGACTTTCATATCGTTCAGTGGTTTTATAACACCGGCGTTTACTGCTTTATACGGTTATGTTTTTCTAAATGAACAGATCCCCCTTCTTTTTTACCCTTCCTATGCAATGGTTTCCTTAGGAATTTTTGTGTTCTATATGGAAGAACTCAAAGTGGGTGTACCGGAATCTAAAGAAGCTCTTACAGTGAATATTACGGAACCTCAAGAAGCTTAGGCTTTTTGGAAATTTCATCTCTTAATCTTATTGAATATAATAAAATTTTCGAAAGATTTATTTTAAATTTAATTAAGAAATGATTTAATAATATTAAAGAGTATTGTTAATTTTTTATTTATATTTGAGGTCAGCGATTATGCAAAAACCAAAGATCATATTGATTGAAGATGAAGAAGATATCGCCGCCTTGATCAAACTTCAAGCGGAAATGTCCGGGTACAAATTACAGGCCGAAGTAGACGGTTTGAATGGTTATAGAGCTATAGAAAAAGAAAAACCTGATCTAGTCATACTCGATATTATGCTTCCCGGTCAAAGCGGTTTAGATGTTTGCCGTAAAATAAAAAACCATCCCGATTTAAAAGACATTCCGGTCATTATGATTTCTGCTAAAAGTGAAGAGCTAGACATTGTATTAGGGCTCGAATTAGGCGCTGATGACTATGTTGCTAAACCCTTTTCTCCAAAAGTCCTATTCTCAAGGGTCAGGGCCGTTCTGCGTAGAGGTAAAGAACCTGAAAAAGCTCCTAAACTGGTGAAATTCGGCGCCTTTACAATGGATGTCGACAGATATTTAGTTAAAAAGAAAGAAAAGCCTATCCAATTAACGCTTTCTGAATTTGGTATTCTACGCCGTCTACTTATGAACCGCGGAAAAGTGCTGACTCGGAACCAACTCCTTGATGATGTGCAAAATGATGATGCTTTCATTGTAGACCGTAACATCGATGTTCACATCGCAGCGCTTAGAAAAAAATTAGGGCCGAATTTCCACTGGATCGAGACCGTCAGGGGTGTCGGCTACCGCTTTAAGGAAGAAGAATAGATTTCTTTAGCCTTTCTAATTGTGCAGGGTCTGCAACCACCCTGCACTTTTTATGTTTTGATACGGAAACTGTTCCCGGCCTATGCCCACCAGGACCACGAGAGACAAATTTGGCCTGTGTCAAGATAACTTCCCCCTCGCCTGCCTTTGCTAATCTGCTATGCTGTAATGCTAGCTGCATCGCATCATAAAGCGTTTCTTGTGCAGGGGCTTCTGATCGTATCACAATGTGTGAACCGGGGACATCTGCCGTATGAAGCCACCAGTCATTTCCTCGTGCTAGTTTTAAACTTAAAGTTTCGTTATCCCGTGCTGTGCGGCCTACCCAAATTTCTGTTCCATCCTTCGCCTGATACTTTTTGTAGGGTAGCTTGGGAGCCGGTATTTTCTTCTGTCCCGGCTTGGATTGCGGACTTAAAGAGGGAAAACGGTGTTTGATCTGTTCCCATTCTTCTTCACAAGATATCTTTTCCAGGAGGCCTATTTCTTCTTCCACGATCAGGGCTTTGCTTTGTAGCATCTTTAAACGCCGTTCAAAATGAGGGATGGATTTTTGAAGTTTTTTTGCTGCCTTAAATCGTTTTTTTAGCTGCTCTTCTACCGGAATACGTGGTTCTATAGCGAGGGTTTTCGTTGTTCCATCCTTCCAATCGTCAACGGAAATCTGAGTATCGCCTTTCTTATAGCTGTAAAGATTGGACTGTAGCAGCACAGCCTCGTGGTAATTATTTTCCCATCCCTCGGCAAGCTGCAGATCTTGTCGAGTTGTATCCATTGTACTTGTGGTGCGTTTAAGATTTTTATGCAGCTGTCTGAGCGTTGTGGAGACTGCATTTTCCCAGGACAATTTCATACGTTCACCATTTTACCATATTTGTGTTACAATATTCTGAAAAACAGGAGTTTAAAGTGTTATCTCTATCCGGCGTGACCATGCGGTTTGGTTCTAAAATTCTCTACGAAAATGTAGATCTTCAGCTTAACCCGGGTAGACGGTATGGTCTTGTAGGAGCTAATGGCTGCGGAAAGTCCACTTTGTTGGAAATTCTATCAGGAAACCTAGTCCCAGATAAAGGAGATATTGCCACCCCTTCAGGCGTTACCATTGGAACGATGAAGCAAGACCAATATCTTTTCGACGAAGAACCACTTCTCAACGTTGTTTTACGTGGAAAAGAACAGCTCTGGGAAGCAATGCAGCAAAGGCAGCACCTCTTTGATACAGTAGAAGAATTTGATGAAGCAACGTGCCATCGTTTAGAGAAACTGGAATCTATCATTGCGGCCCATGATGGATACGTTGCCGAAAGCGACGCGGCAAAACTCTTAGAAGGATTAGGCATTCCGGCAGAAAAACATTTCCAGCCTATGCGGCTTTTCTCCGGGGGCTATAAACTCCGCGTTCTCTTGGCACGCCTTTTGTTTTCAGATTGTGATTTCTTGTTATTGGACGAACCTACCAACCACCTTGACCTATTTACTATCCGCTGGTTGGAAGAGTTTCTACGCAACTATAGAGGGACCCTCTTGGTTATTTCGCATGATAGAATGTTCTTAAATAACGTTTGTACAGATATACTAGACACTGACCACAATACTGTACGCCACTTTAAAGGAAACTACGACGCCTTTGTCCAAGCGAAAAGCGAGATGCATTTGCTGATGGAAAAACAAATGGTCAACCAGGAGAAAAGGCGCGACCAATTGATGGAATTTGTCGAAAAATTAGGCGCCAAGGCATCCAAAGCTACCCAAGCTAAATCTAAAATGCATCTTGTTGAAAAATTAAATGATCAAATGGCAGAACTTGAAGTAGCTCCTTCCTCAAGACGTTCACCAAGACTTGGGTTTAAAGTGGACAAAGCATCGGGAGCGCGAGTATTACGCGTCGACACTCTAAGCAAAAACTACGGCGAAAACCACGTTCTAAATAATGTGACCTTGGAAATTGAAAGAGGCGAGAAAGTTGCTTTCCTAGGAGCTAACGGAATAGGTAAAACCACTTTCTTAGAAATCATTACAGGTAATATAGAGTTGACCTCAGGATCATTTGAATGGGGCCATAATGCTAATGTTGCCTATTTTCCCCAGGATCCACGTAAAGCTTTAGACCAGGATAAAACCCCCTTGGAGTGGCTCTGTTCCATAGACTATAAAGTGAGCGAACAACAAGTCCGTGGTCTATTAGGACGCGTGCTTATTGAAGGGGATGAAGTGCATCAGCCCATCAATACCCTCAGTGGGGGAGAGATGGCCCGCCTCATCTTAGCGCAAATGATGATCAAAAAGCCGAATGTCTTAATCTTTGACGAACCGACAAACCACCTGGATATGGAGTCGATGGAAGAGTTATTGAACTGTCTTAATGACTATGACGGCACAGTTCTGCTCGTCAGCCACAACCGTTATTTCGTGTCGACATTTGCTGATAGAATCATTGAAATCCAACCGGAAGGCATTGCGAATTATCTCTGCACCTATGAAGAATATATTGCTAAAAGAGATCTGGACCTCCTAGACCGCAATGTTAAACGGCCTACAGCAAAACAACAAACAACTAAAGCTTCGGATCCTCTTCCGCGTGAAGATAAACGCAAGAAAGCTCACCTTGAGAAAGACCTCAAAGAGGTCGAAGATAAATGCAGCAGCTTGGAAATTGAGCTTAAGGAGATTGATAGTAAGCTTTTTGATCCTGAGTACTATGTAAAAGCCTCTTTTGATGAGCAGAATAAGTTGAAAGGGCGGAAAGAGGCTATTGAAAAAGAGCTGGAAAGCTTGATTGTCCGTTGGGAAGAGATCAACCAAGTACTTGCTAAGTCAACATAATCCTGATTCATAGAGCCGGCGACTTGTCGCCGGACTCCTATTTTACGATAGGCTTTTTGGAAAAGCCGCTTTAAGCTGCGGTACTTTATCGGTACGCTCCCAAGTGAATTCCGGATCTGTCCTTCCAAAATGACCTTCGGATGCCGTCTTAAAGTAGATGGGGCGAAGCATCTGCAAAGTTTCAATAATGCCGCCCGGAGTCAAGTCAAAGAGCTTATGTACCACATCTTCTAGTTCACATTCATTTACTTTGCTCGTCCCGAATGTTTCCACGCGGATGGAAACCGGTTCAACACGCCCTATCGCGTAGGAAATTTGCACTTCACACGTATCTGCTAAACCGGCAGCAACAATATTCTTTGCTACATACCGGGCAGCATAGCCTCCGGAGCGGTCTACTTTAGTAGGATCCTTACCCGAGAAAGCCCCTCCGCCATGCCTGCCTCGGCCGCCGTAGGTGTCTACAATAATTTTGCGACCGGTCAGACCGCAGTCCGATGCGGGCCCGCCCTGAATGAAGCTTCCGGAAGGATTAATAAAAAAAGTCGTTTGATCATCCAAAAGATGCGAAGGGATGATTTTTGCTGCCATGGCCTGCATATCTTTCTTGATTTGTTCTTGAGTGACATCCGGATTATGCTGGGTAGATATTACGATGGCATGGATACGTTTTGGCTTGTGATCGGGGGTATATTGCACAGTAACTTGGGCTTTAGCATCCGGCCTTAAATAGGGGATATTTCCGCTTTGTCTTTCCAAACGTAGCTGACGGATGATGCTGTGTGCTAACATTATGGGCAAGGGCATCAGCTCAGGCGTCTCATTGCAGGCAAATCCGAACATCAGCCCTTGGTCGCCTGCGCCGAGTTTTTTATGGCCCTTAGAAACTCCGGCTGCTATTTCGGGAGATTGTTTGTTAATCGTTGTCAATATTCCGCAGGAGTGGTAATCAAACCCCCATTCGGGATTGTTGTATCCGATTTTTTTAATGGTTTCTCTGACGACAGCACGGTAGTCGATATTTGCATGTGTTGTAATTTCCCCTGCCAAGACAACCAACCCGCTGCTAACTAGGGTTTCACACGCTACACGCGAGTGGGGATCATGTTCTAAACAACTGTCCAGGATGGCGTCAGAAATCTGATCCGCAATTTTATCGGGATGACCGGATGAAACAGATTCTGATGTAAATAGATAATGCTGCATAGTATAAAACACCTTGTAAAGTTAACTTTATAATATTCATTGGATATTTCTCTATGTTCATCATCGTTCTTTTAACTTCTACCGTATTGAGTTTCTCTGAAATTGAGCATACTCCCCCCAAAGAATTAACGGAGATATACAGTGGACAAAAAGTCGCTGTTAGGGGATTTCCTTATGCGACAGAACAGGGGGAGTGGATACTTTCAGATGAACCCAACTTACGCTCTTGCTGTGTAGGAAAGGGCCCAAAAGCAGCTAAACAAATCGTCTTACAAGAAAATGCTAAACAATTCACAACTTTTCAAGTGATAGAAGTGGAAGGTCTTTTAGCCGAGAGAGATAATCGCCTTGTCTTGCAGGACTGGAATACCGTAAATCCAAAAGGGGCCATCGCCTGGGGGTTCTATGCGCTTCTTATGCTTTCAGTCTTGGCAGGATTTCTTGGCCGTAAAGCCTTTCAATGGTATCGACGATAGTCTGTGTTTGCGAGTCTAATTCAAGATTAATGCTATCACCCGCCTTCTTTTTACCTAAAGTTGTTCTCTGTAATGTTTCAGGAATCAAATGTACCGTAAACATGCCATTTCGAACGACATCGACCAAGGTTAAGCTCACGCCGTCTAGCGCTACGTAGCCTTTAGGAAGAAGATATTTAGTCCATTCTGCAGGGCAAGCGCAGGTTAAAATCGAATAGTCGGGGAAATCCCTTTTTTCTTTGATGGTCACTATGCCCCAAACATGCCCGGACAATAAGTGACCTCCTATTTCATCTCCGATAGTGGCAGATCTTTCAATATTGACCAAAATATGCGGTTGTAATTTGCCCAGGGTAGTGCGTTTTAAAGTTTCAGGAATGACATCAAATGTTACTGTTGTTTCTTCTATTGTAACTACTGTAAGGCACACTCCATCAACGGCAATGCTCGCGCCTAACTTTAATCCCTGGGAAAGGCTTAGGGGAAGTGAAATCGCTATTTGTTTATTATTGACCATATCCTTTATATCATGGATTGGACACAAAGCACGAACGATTCCCGTAAACATAATTCCCTTATTCTAAGCATTTAAAAACTACACTTATAAGAAGATTTGCTAATTAAAATAAAGAGGTGTTTATAACGTCTCTGAAAAATTTGAATATAGATAAGTTTTTTATCACAATAAGGAAAAGTATGGCAGATGCGTTAGGTAATTCATTTTTAAGTCTTTATTCTTCCTCAGATTCAACTTCATCCTATATCGAAAACTATGTACATGAAGACTCCATAGAAATCAGTGACACAGCTGCCGTCAAGCCGGCCCATTCCATCCAAGAGATGAATTTGTTTTATGAACGGGTGCAGGCGGCTAGTCGCTCCCTTTCAGACTCCTCCATTGCTTCAATACCTAAACCTGTGATGGAGAAGCTTTATAGACTGCAACTCCTTTACAGTTCAAACACATCGGACGATGCCCTTGAAATGGCGCAATTTGCTGTTAAGCTGGAAAATGAACCCTTTATCCCCAAAGATAAAGCTTTAAACTTTGAAATCCTGCCTTCAGAGAGTTCCGATATATTGAAAGCCTTCGTAGAATATTCCTATGACAAAAAGAAAAGGTTGAAACATCAGACCTACATTTTACGTCTACATGGGGTTGGTAAACACAAAAAAATGTACCAAGCCACCCACCTGCGCACCTATCAGCAAAAAGCAATTTTAATTCTAGATAAAAGTCAGATCTCTAAGAAAGAATTAGAAAATGAACTTGCTTTTCAGGATATTCTCAAAAAAGTTAAAGGATGTGTAACAGCAAAAAAGATATTTACAAACGATTCTTACGTTATATTAATGACAACTCTTTGTAATAAAGGAACTTTGGAAAGAGAGATCAAATTAACCGGAGAATTATATGAAAGAAGAGTTTTGTTTGAGCTTTATATTTTAAGTGGTATCTTCGCACAAATGCACAATGAGAAAGTCCTTCATGGTGATATTAAACCTGACAATATTATGTATACTAAGTCACACAAATATAACTTGATGGAACTCAAAGTCATCGATTTTGGATCTTCAAGGTTTATCACTAAAGAGGGTATCAACCAACCTCTGGGCGGTCCCGTATTATTCCTTCCCCCCGAAGCTACGAAAATTCGCATCAAAATATTAGAGCTTAAAGAATTGGAAGCTAACTTAGACAAACTGAAAAAAGCATTGGTCAGAAAAAATGCTTTGAAGCGATATAAATGTAAGTTAAGCAAAAAGAGAAGTGAAATTCAAAGAGCAAATGCTTTAATTACTTCAAAACTAGATGTATATATGTTAGGGGAGACTTTTTATATGCGTATAAACGGGGGCAAACTACCTCCGGTCCAAGCTGAATTTGCAGCGAGAATAAAACAAGGGACAGCCAGTGGAAAAGATGAAATTATTGAGATTTATTTAAACATGACGGGTAAAAATATGCCTTATAAAGAGCCCTCTCGCCGTAAGTTTTTACAACACCTGATTTGGAGAATGCTCCTGCCGGATCAGAACCGCCGTCCATCCATGCACCAAATCCACACAATGCTTTCAAAAAAGTATCCTTTTCTTGAAGCTGAGAGCATCAATTGGTACTAATTGCACTAGAAGTGCATTCCTATTCCTAAGCCTGTTTTAAACCCACCTAGATCAACATGTGTTTGGTAGTTATTTGGTTGGTATAAATAATCAAAGAAAGTATCTAGAAATAGGTTGTCGGTAAAATAATAATAGAAGCCTGATTTCAATACCCCACCATAAACAAGTCTAGAGACTTTTTCGGATTGGTTAAAAAGATGGTTTTTTAATTCTACCCGCGCAAAACTAGCCCCTAGCCCTAAATAAACACTTAATTGTTCCGATAATACGTAAGGAAGTTTGATTCCTAAACTCGTATTAGCAATGGAAATTCTAGTAGGATCATTCAACCCTATTGAATGGCCATGCTTGCTGAACCAATCAAAATTAACCCATCCCTGAAAGCAATTGTAAACAGAGGTGGAAGCTTCCACTTGGAAAGAGGGGCCGACTGTTCCATAAATTTCTCTAAATCGTCCTGAGCTATGCCAAAATGCGGCTGTACGAAATTCAATACTGTTTTGTGTTTCAGCGGATAATGGGAAGGACCCCATCCAAAATGAAAGAAGAAATAGAAGCTTAGTAGTGGTCTTATTCATTAATAATCCTTATGGAAACTGGTGTACTCACTAGATTAGCAGCATTTATAGCAAAAATTTTATAATGCGAGGCATCTTTTTTTGAACGGAGTAGGATCTCATAAACGAGTGGAGAACTAGAAGGAATGACCGCCACTATTTGTCCATTCAGAGTGATCTGATAGAAAAGAACATCCCCTGAAGGGCTGGGATTCCACGTTACCTCAAGCACATATTTCGTGCGGTTCAAAAACTTATTTTTGATGACGTTGCCCAGAAAGAGCCCAGGAGGAAGAGGGATAGGCGAGACAGGCGCATCAGGTATTTGAATATTTTGGGTGACTGTAGCGCTAGGGCCCCCATTATTGCTTACAGATTGGCCTGTAAAGGTTTGTGTTGTAGAAGTCCCACCTGAATTTGTCACAGTAAGAGTGACCGTGTAGGATCCGCCACCTAAATAGGTATGTTGAACCGGATTGGAAGTTGTTGTGATGATAGTGCCGTCACCAAAGTCCCAAACGTAACTTGCAATTGTCCCTACATTCGTTGTGGATGTAGATATAAAAGTTGTTGGAGATAAAGCTTGAGCCGGTGCTGCTACAAAAGAAGCGATAGGGGCTTGATCAGGGGTTATCGCTACAAAAGCCTGAAATCCGGTGACGCTCGTTTGAGTTATGTTGGTTGTGCCTACGGCTACAGTTGTAAAAGTATTGCTGTTGGCATGAGTGAAAACGGCTTTTTGACTATCTGGAGAAATCGCAACACCCTGCTGAGTATAATTTCCTGGAACGGTGTCAAACGGTATGTCCACGGTTGCATAGCTTGACAAATTGAGGGCTGTTCCGTAATTCACATTCTCATTTGCTATATATGCCCACAATCCATTGGCAGAAACTGCAATATTAGTAGGCTGTGCATTGGGGGTGATAGGAATCGTCTGAGAAACGGTTTGGGTCAGTAAATTTATTTCATAGACCTTATTATTTATCATGTCTGTGACGTAGGCCAATTGCCCGCTTGGCGCCAATGCAATACGTGTCGATCTGCCAGGCACGTTAATAGGAAGTCCAAATACATTCCCTGCGGTAGTCATACTTAGAATAGAGGATGTCTGTGTAAGATAGATTGTAGAACCGTCAGGCGATATAGCCACAGAATTGGACTGAATATTGGTAGAAATGGGAATTACCGTGTATGTACTGCTCGCTAGATCTAATTTTAGAATTGTATAAACACTCGAATCATCGACCGCCGTAATATATGCTGTCGTCCCATCCGGTGTGATAGCAATACTAAAAGGGGTTTGAAGAACTCCACCCTCATTGAGAGAAATAGTATTTATAACCGTTTGTGTTGCGAGATTCACCACGGTTACAGTGGAAACAACATTTTGGTTAATGACATAGAGTGTAGCGGCGTCGGGGGTGATAGCCAGTGCTTCACTGCGCCCACCTGAGATAGGTAGCCCTGCAGTTTCTGTGGTCACATCAAAAGTGATAACTTGAAAGTTAGATTTATCTGCAGCGTAGGCAAACCAATCCGCCGCAGCTAAAGGAGTAAAAAATAAATATGCTGAAATGATGTATAAGGAGAATAGTTTAAACCTCACAAAGCCCTTTATTAAATAAAATGATTGTTTGTTTTATAGCATTTTATGGAGAGGCCTTCAAGAGATTAGTGTGTTATTTTCTAGGCATGTTCTGTTGAAGTGTATTTGAATTTCAGAAATATTATATTTACTCATCCACTTCTCTTTGGAGGCTTCACAACGTGCCAAAGTTGCAGCATAGGAAGGATGTGCCTTCATCTTTCTGCCAGAGTGGCGAAGCATATCAGGCAGGTTGGGGAAACAATTATTATTGAGATTCAATTGCTCTAAGTTTGATAGTTTTTCGAGATCCTCAAAACATTAAGATATTAGATTAATTATCTAAATGAATTAATTCTAAGGATTCAAGTTGGATCGATGATGGAAGAAATGTTTGCGCGAGTTTTTTAAAGCGACCAGGGTCGTCTGTCACGTAAAACTGCTGTTTTGAGCTTTTAAGCGATGTAGATTTCAGCTGTTGTTGGATAGCTTCTGCACAGCACTGGGCTGAGTCTACAATATGAACATGACTTGGAAGTTGTTTGGAGATGGCTTTTCTGAGGAGTGGGTAGTGTGTACAGCCCAGGATGACAGTATCGCATTCAGCATCGAGAATAGGTTTCAAGTATTCCTGAACCATTAAATGAGTGGCGGGGTGGTCCAGCAGCATTTCTTCTACCAAGGGGACGAATAACGGGCAAGCAACAGGGAGGATGTGCGCATGGGGCAGGAGTGTATGCAATGCTTTTTGGTAGCTGCCGGAACGTATAGTGGCATGGGTTCCAAGTACCCCGATGCATTGATTTTGAGTGAGGGTGCTGGCTTTGAAAGCGCTAGGATAAAGAACATCGATAACAGGTACCGGTAGCGAGTCTTTCCATTCTTGCGAGGTAAAGGATGAGGCTGTGTTGCAGGCAATCACGACCATTTTGACAGGGTGGTCTAATAGAAACTGGACGCATTGCCTGCTGTATTTTTCAATGGTTTGACAGCTTTTATCTCCGTAGGGCAGCCGTGCGGTGTCGCCAAAATACACTATCGATTCGTGGGGGAGGAGAGCGGCGACAGACCGCAGGACGATCAGTCCGCCGGCGCCCGAATCGAATATTCCTATCGGAAGGTCTTGCATCAGAGTTTGGGAGGGATGATGAGGGTTTGACCGGCAATGATTTTATCGGAAGACAGTTTATTTTCTTCACGTAGGGCTTTGAGCGAGACTCCGAACTTGACGGCTATTTTACCCAAGCTGTCACCCGGTTGTACTTGATAGCTATTGCTGTTGAGATCTTGGTTATTATTTACCACAGTAGGGCTGATGGGAGGGCCTTGCAAAGCTTCAGTGAGTGTTTGTAAGGCTATCTGCAGGTGGTTAATATTATTGCTCTGCAGTGCCATTGAAGATTCGTAGTTAGCGATCCTTTCGTGCAGGGCCATCAGAGCATTATTTTGCTTTTCCAGATGTTGTTTATAGGCTGCAACTTCTGTGGAAATGACTTGAAGGTTTTTCTCAATCAGAGTTAACCGTTGGTCTGCCGATCCTGACTTTTCCTTCATCCCTTCTTGGAGTAGCTTTTGGGAGTTTTTCAAGTCTTTGCGGATAGAATCGATGATATCTTCTTGGTTAGCCAGCTTTTCTTCCAGTACTCGCAGCTCTGATTCGTGGTTGCTGCTCATCCTTTTCAGATCCACAATATCACGGGCATCAGGAACTGTGGGCCGCTGGAATTGCTGTTGCTGCAATTGCTGCTGTTGCGGGAAGGAAGGAGCGCCCCAAAGGACGCTTCCTCCCATCAAGAAAAGTAAGAAAAGGTTTTTTCTAGCGCTCATAGACTTTGAACTCGGCTCTGCGGTTTTGCGACCAAGCTTGTTCGTTATGCATTGTCACTAGAGGGCGTTCTACTCCGTAGGAAATAGTAAAAATATTGTCGGGGTTGACACCGTCTTCGATCAGGATATTTCTTACGGCATTAGCACGGCGTGCGCCTAAAGCTAGGTTATAGGCTTCAGCGCCTCTTTCATCGGTGTGTCCTTCAACGAAAATGTAGGTGTTGGGCCTAGATTTCATGAAGCTGGCGATGGATTGGATCGTGGATAGGTTCTCTTGCCCTTTAATCAGGTTGCTATTGTAGGAGAAGAGCACATTTCTGAAGATGTTGCGCAATACTCTATCCTGTGCGGGATCTTTAAAAGCGCTGATACCTGGCACTGGGCTGCCTGGATCACCTGGAGAGTCTTTTGGTGGAGGTGCAATATAGTCGCCCATTGCCAGTTCATCTCCGTAGTCATTGTCTTCGTAAGGGACATAATCTACAGGTTGTCTTTGCAGTTGGAAGGAGGTGCAGCACTCATCTTCCGGGCAGTAGAATTCGTCGCGAGAGCCGACTGCACGGGAGTGGGAGCTTTCTCCACCACAGAGTGAGCTGAATCCGCGGGTCATGTGACGGTAGCAGGAAGAGGTGTCATCCCAGACTTGTTCGCGGGAACGAGAGCAG is a window of Parachlamydiales bacterium DNA encoding:
- a CDS encoding riboflavin synthase subunit alpha; translation: MFTGIVRALCPIHDIKDMVNNKQIAISLPLSLSQGLKLGASIAVDGVCLTVVTIEETTVTFDVIPETLKRTTLGKLQPHILVNIERSATIGDEIGGHLLSGHVWGIVTIKEKRDFPDYSILTCACPAEWTKYLLPKGYVALDGVSLTLVDVVRNGMFTVHLIPETLQRTTLGKKKAGDSINLELDSQTQTIVDTIERLYGQEILPRLKA
- a CDS encoding response regulator transcription factor, which translates into the protein MQKPKIILIEDEEDIAALIKLQAEMSGYKLQAEVDGLNGYRAIEKEKPDLVILDIMLPGQSGLDVCRKIKNHPDLKDIPVIMISAKSEELDIVLGLELGADDYVAKPFSPKVLFSRVRAVLRRGKEPEKAPKLVKFGAFTMDVDRYLVKKKEKPIQLTLSEFGILRRLLMNRGKVLTRNQLLDDVQNDDAFIVDRNIDVHIAALRKKLGPNFHWIETVRGVGYRFKEEE
- a CDS encoding DMT family transporter, encoding MHLIVLLFAGFASVFTIGKAALEVSDPLFFVGSRMTIAGLFMCLYSAYSQGASSLRLNRLQWTGIAALAVVNIYLTNALEFWGLKYLTSTKTCFFYSLTPFIAAIGSYLFFSEKLSKKKWIGLIIGIVGFSPIIFGSADTEEMRSFLIFSWPELAVLGAVVASSIGWILLKQSTQNHKVSSFAANGLSMLLGGAITTVNSLFVENWNPIPTTNIPSFLVCSFALMTISNFFCYNLYAHLFNRFSATFISFSGFITPAFTALYGYVFLNEQIPLLFYPSYAMVSLGIFVFYMEELKVGVPESKEALTVNITEPQEA
- the metK gene encoding methionine adenosyltransferase; this translates as MQHYLFTSESVSSGHPDKIADQISDAILDSCLEHDPHSRVACETLVSSGLVVLAGEITTHANIDYRAVVRETIKKIGYNNPEWGFDYHSCGILTTINKQSPEIAAGVSKGHKKLGAGDQGLMFGFACNETPELMPLPIMLAHSIIRQLRLERQSGNIPYLRPDAKAQVTVQYTPDHKPKRIHAIVISTQHNPDVTQEQIKKDMQAMAAKIIPSHLLDDQTTFFINPSGSFIQGGPASDCGLTGRKIIVDTYGGRGRHGGGAFSGKDPTKVDRSGGYAARYVAKNIVAAGLADTCEVQISYAIGRVEPVSIRVETFGTSKVNECELEDVVHKLFDLTPGGIIETLQMLRPIYFKTASEGHFGRTDPEFTWERTDKVPQLKAAFPKSLS
- a CDS encoding ABC-F family ATP-binding cassette domain-containing protein, translating into MLSLSGVTMRFGSKILYENVDLQLNPGRRYGLVGANGCGKSTLLEILSGNLVPDKGDIATPSGVTIGTMKQDQYLFDEEPLLNVVLRGKEQLWEAMQQRQHLFDTVEEFDEATCHRLEKLESIIAAHDGYVAESDAAKLLEGLGIPAEKHFQPMRLFSGGYKLRVLLARLLFSDCDFLLLDEPTNHLDLFTIRWLEEFLRNYRGTLLVISHDRMFLNNVCTDILDTDHNTVRHFKGNYDAFVQAKSEMHLLMEKQMVNQEKRRDQLMEFVEKLGAKASKATQAKSKMHLVEKLNDQMAELEVAPSSRRSPRLGFKVDKASGARVLRVDTLSKNYGENHVLNNVTLEIERGEKVAFLGANGIGKTTFLEIITGNIELTSGSFEWGHNANVAYFPQDPRKALDQDKTPLEWLCSIDYKVSEQQVRGLLGRVLIEGDEVHQPINTLSGGEMARLILAQMMIKKPNVLIFDEPTNHLDMESMEELLNCLNDYDGTVLLVSHNRYFVSTFADRIIEIQPEGIANYLCTYEEYIAKRDLDLLDRNVKRPTAKQQTTKASDPLPREDKRKKAHLEKDLKEVEDKCSSLEIELKEIDSKLFDPEYYVKASFDEQNKLKGRKEAIEKELESLIVRWEEINQVLAKST
- a CDS encoding NFACT family protein, whose product is MKLSWENAVSTTLRQLHKNLKRTTSTMDTTRQDLQLAEGWENNYHEAVLLQSNLYSYKKGDTQISVDDWKDGTTKTLAIEPRIPVEEQLKKRFKAAKKLQKSIPHFERRLKMLQSKALIVEEEIGLLEKISCEEEWEQIKHRFPSLSPQSKPGQKKIPAPKLPYKKYQAKDGTEIWVGRTARDNETLSLKLARGNDWWLHTADVPGSHIVIRSEAPAQETLYDAMQLALQHSRLAKAGEGEVILTQAKFVSRGPGGHRPGTVSVSKHKKCRVVADPAQLERLKKSILLP